Sequence from the Miscanthus floridulus cultivar M001 chromosome 16, ASM1932011v1, whole genome shotgun sequence genome:
TGCATACATACATCAGCATCTTGGAGTCTGGAGCTTTGTCTAGTCTTGCACGGGATATTAGAGGTATAGATCTTAGCGTTGGTTCTGTTAGAGTCAGTCACCTCTTCTTCCACATTCTTGGTCAGCTGGTAGACATCCGCTTGCTTCACAGAGTGCCCAGCTATGTCATCACGGCTCGGCTCCTTAGTCACTTCCACCTCACCGCAATTTTTTAGTATACTAGAACTCTCTTCAGTCAGTGTAACCATCTTCGAGAGCGGGCTGTTGAGGATTCCAGGACCCAAACTTTCAGCATCCTTCCCAATAGCATCTTCCATCAACCCAGAAAAGTGAGATTTTATCTCACCTACAGCTTGTTCATTTTGTTGAGTGGAGTTTAACTTGAGAGCCAAATCATTCATTTCCTGAAAAATATCTGAAAAGCCCATCAATTCTTGGCAATCATGAATAACTCTATCACCAGGCAAAGAGTCTTGAGCAATATCAATCTCAGCTTCACACATCATTTTTGGACTAGGAGGATCAGTCAGCTGCTTCTGAGACAAAGGTAC
This genomic interval carries:
- the LOC136514261 gene encoding uncharacterized protein is translated as MPELSNTIPNTTFVEAIPVPLSQKQLTDPPSPKMMCEAEIDIAQDSLPGDRVIHDCQELMGFSDIFQEMNDLALKLNSTQQNEQAVGEIKSHFSGLMEDAIGKDAESLGPGILNSPLSKMVTLTEESSSILKNCGEVEVTKEPSRDDIAGHSVKQADVYQLTKNVEEEVTDSNRTNAKIYTSNIPCKTRQSSRLQDADVCMQGKAIARKAFTKGALWSIWKSRNDVVFNKKIVTSPVALIYKTLMLSKTWRPLLKQKRKPMADKINRISANAVSVM